The segment AGGATGACGCGGGGCGCGTACGGCCAGGGCTTGCCGTTGACGTGCGGATCGCAGTGCACGAGGGCCAGGCCCTGGCGCACGAAGGGCAGCGGGGTGTAGGAGGAGACATCGGGCAGAGCCACCACGTCCGGGTCGCTGGGCTGCTGGCCGAGCGCACCGGCCGCGTAGCCCGCGAACCCGACGCCCTCGTCCCGCAGTTCGCCGATCGCCTCGACGGGCACCAGCTTGGCGCACGGCTTGCCGTTGAGGTCGACGAAGACCGCGAGCACGAACTCCACGCCGTCGGCGCGGGCCAGCTCGGCGAGGTCGGGCGGGCCGGGTGCGGATCCGTCGGTCGTCATGGGGCTCTCTCCTCAGCCGTTCGCCGGAGTGCGTCTACTGTGATGAATCACCGTTGCCTATGAGTAGACGGCTCCGGCGTTACGGCTGGATTTCCCGCCGGGAAGCACTCCGTAACCCATGCCTCTGACCCGCGGGCCTGCCCCGTACGCTGACCCCCATGCGACACGGCACCATCCCCGGCAGCGCCGGAACCGTCCGCCCGGTACGGCTGCTCGGCGACCCCGGCCTTCATGAGCCCTGCCGCGAAGTGACCGACTTCGACTCCGGGCTCGCCGCCCTGATCGAGGACCTGTTCGCCACGATGTACGCCGCCGACGGCGTCGGCCTGGCCGCGAGCCAGCTCGGCGTGCCCCTGCGGGTGTTCGTCTACGACTGCCCCGACGACGAAGATGTGCGCCACCTCGGCCATGTCGTCAACCCCCGGCTCGTGCGCACCGACGGGGTCACGGTGACCGGCCCGGAGGGCTGCCTGTCCCTCCCCGGGATCGAGGCGGGCACGACCCGGTACGACGAGGCCGTCGTGGAGGGCTTCGACCTGCGCGGCGAGCCATTGCGCATCGAGGGCACCGGATTCTTCGCCCGCTGCCT is part of the Streptomyces sp. NBC_01262 genome and harbors:
- the def gene encoding peptide deformylase, with the translated sequence MRHGTIPGSAGTVRPVRLLGDPGLHEPCREVTDFDSGLAALIEDLFATMYAADGVGLAASQLGVPLRVFVYDCPDDEDVRHLGHVVNPRLVRTDGVTVTGPEGCLSLPGIEAGTTRYDEAVVEGFDLRGEPLRIEGTGFFARCLQHECDHLEGLLFTDRVTGWRRRRALRAARRAPWAS